In Azospirillaceae bacterium, a genomic segment contains:
- a CDS encoding type II toxin-antitoxin system RelE/ParE family toxin, with product MKRLRAHFFRSDSGAEPVREWLLALPAPDRTIVGKDIATVEFGWPVGMPICRALGDGLWEVRSTIAKGKVEARVYFGVDDGLAVLLHAHDGKGKQDHHIRTARKRWAEYLSSAPEKR from the coding sequence ATGAAACGACTGCGCGCCCACTTCTTCCGGTCCGATAGTGGCGCGGAGCCGGTGCGTGAATGGTTGTTGGCCTTGCCTGCCCCAGATCGGACCATCGTGGGCAAGGACATCGCGACGGTTGAATTCGGCTGGCCGGTGGGCATGCCGATCTGCCGCGCCCTGGGGGATGGACTTTGGGAAGTCCGATCAACCATCGCCAAGGGCAAGGTGGAGGCCCGCGTCTATTTCGGCGTGGATGATGGTCTGGCCGTCCTGCTTCACGCCCATGACGGCAAAGGCAAGCAGGACCACCACATCCGAACGGCCCGCAAACGTTGGGCGGAGTATTTGTCGAGTGCCCCCGAGAAACGGTGA
- a CDS encoding ATP-binding cassette domain-containing protein — protein sequence MAPTPPIVALKGAQITLGATTLFENVDVAIGRGDKVALVGRNGSGKSTMLKALAGIVDLDKGERYIQPGARIGYLHQEPDFSGYATVADFVSAGLVEDAPYRVQAVLDELSLPGDRAANTLSGGEARRAAIAQALVSNPDVLLMDEPTNHLDLPTIEYLEKALQSFRGGLLLISHDRTFLNNLARKTMWLDRGTMRETERPFAEYEAWRDEVFAAEDTAFAKLDRKIAVEMKWLREGISARRTRNMGRVRALQGLRQDRADRNRQGQVKLAVSEAEGSGRLVIEATNVAKSFEGSEGTRIIARDFSTRILRGDRVGLIGPNGAGKTTILKMLMGELAPDSGTIRLGTNLETVVFDQRRAQLDPNQSIRQVLLPFGGDSVVVGGTPRHVASYMRDFLFDPGMLEQPTRALSGGERNRLLLAKLFAQPSNLMVLDEPTNDLDMDTLDLLEEVLTDYPGTLLLVSHDRDFLDRLVTSTIAVEGDGVVEEYAGGYSDYLTQRPARAAINGGATGGSNAAPKAAEAPKAKRKLGYKEQRELDQLPALMDKLTDQAKKLEAKLADANLYARDPAAFQKASADLEKAHQDLATAEERWLELEALKEELESGG from the coding sequence ATGGCCCCCACCCCGCCTATCGTCGCCCTGAAGGGCGCCCAGATCACCCTGGGCGCCACCACGCTGTTTGAGAACGTGGATGTCGCCATCGGTCGTGGCGACAAGGTGGCCCTGGTCGGCCGCAACGGCAGCGGCAAGTCCACCATGCTGAAGGCCCTGGCCGGCATCGTCGACCTGGACAAGGGTGAGCGCTACATCCAGCCGGGTGCCCGCATCGGCTACCTGCACCAGGAACCGGACTTCAGCGGCTACGCCACCGTGGCCGACTTCGTCAGCGCCGGCCTGGTGGAGGATGCGCCCTATCGCGTGCAGGCCGTGCTGGATGAACTGAGCCTGCCGGGCGACCGCGCCGCCAACACCCTGTCGGGCGGTGAGGCCCGCCGCGCCGCCATCGCCCAGGCCCTGGTCAGCAACCCCGACGTCCTGCTGATGGATGAGCCGACCAACCACCTGGACCTGCCCACCATCGAGTATCTGGAAAAGGCGCTGCAATCCTTCCGCGGCGGCCTGCTGCTGATCAGCCATGACCGCACCTTCCTGAACAATCTGGCCCGCAAGACCATGTGGCTGGACCGCGGCACCATGCGCGAGACGGAGCGCCCCTTCGCCGAATACGAGGCCTGGCGGGATGAGGTGTTCGCCGCCGAGGATACGGCCTTCGCCAAGCTGGACCGCAAGATCGCGGTGGAGATGAAGTGGCTGCGCGAAGGCATCAGCGCCCGGCGCACCCGCAACATGGGCCGCGTCCGCGCGCTGCAGGGCCTGCGCCAGGACCGCGCCGACCGCAACCGCCAGGGCCAGGTCAAGCTGGCGGTGTCGGAGGCCGAGGGCTCCGGCCGGCTGGTGATCGAGGCGACCAACGTCGCCAAGAGTTTCGAGGGGTCGGAAGGCACGCGGATCATCGCCCGCGACTTCTCCACCCGCATCCTGCGCGGCGACCGGGTGGGCCTGATCGGCCCCAACGGTGCGGGCAAGACCACCATCCTGAAGATGCTGATGGGTGAACTGGCGCCCGACAGCGGCACCATCCGCCTCGGCACCAACCTGGAAACCGTGGTGTTCGACCAGCGCCGGGCGCAGCTGGATCCCAACCAGAGCATCCGCCAGGTGCTGCTGCCCTTCGGCGGCGACAGCGTGGTGGTGGGCGGCACCCCACGCCACGTGGCCTCATACATGCGCGACTTCCTGTTCGATCCCGGCATGCTGGAACAGCCCACCCGCGCGTTGTCGGGTGGCGAGCGCAACCGCCTGCTGCTGGCCAAGCTGTTCGCGCAGCCCAGCAACCTGATGGTGCTGGACGAACCGACCAACGATTTGGACATGGATACGCTGGACCTGCTGGAAGAGGTCCTGACCGACTATCCCGGCACCCTGCTGCTGGTCAGCCACGACCGTGATTTCCTGGACCGGCTGGTCACCTCCACCATCGCGGTGGAGGGGGACGGCGTGGTGGAGGAATACGCCGGCGGCTACAGCGACTACCTGACCCAGCGCCCGGCACGCGCAGCCATCAACGGTGGCGCCACCGGGGGCTCAAATGCAGCACCCAAGGCGGCGGAAGCCCCCAAGGCCAAGCGCAAGCTGGGCTACAAGGAACAGCGGGAGCTGGACCAGCTGCCGGCCCTGATGGACAAGCTGACGGACCAGGCGAAGAAGCTGGAGGCCAAGCTGGCTGACGCCAATCTCTACGCCCGCGATCCGGCCGCCTTCCAGAAGGCCAGCGCCGACCTGGAAAAGGCCCACCAGGACCTGGCCACGGCGGAAGAACGCTGGCTGGAACTGGAGGCGCTGAAGGAGGAGTTGGAGAGCGGGGGCTGA
- a CDS encoding molecular chaperone DjiA, with protein sequence MSIWGKVVGGVAGFALGGPLGALLGIAAGHAADAWAAGTTGSNLPPGPDGRPDQTHSMAFTIGVIVLGAKMAKADGTVDRVEIDAFKRVFHIPPDEMRNVGRVFDIARRDTAGFEIYARQLAILFQDRPAVLEDLLGGLFHIATADDHLHPAELSFLAEVARIFGIRETTFEALRHIHGGKPGGHDAPPDDAYAVLGVTRDASDAEIKLAWHKALRDNHPDTVMAQGLPAEFVAIATRKTAALNAAYDTIQSRRASTPVPRR encoded by the coding sequence ATGAGCATCTGGGGCAAGGTGGTGGGTGGTGTCGCGGGGTTCGCGCTGGGTGGCCCGCTGGGCGCCTTGCTGGGTATTGCCGCCGGCCATGCCGCCGACGCCTGGGCCGCCGGGACCACCGGTTCCAACCTGCCGCCCGGCCCCGACGGCCGGCCGGACCAGACCCACAGCATGGCCTTCACCATCGGCGTCATCGTCCTGGGCGCCAAGATGGCCAAGGCCGACGGCACGGTGGACCGGGTGGAGATCGACGCCTTCAAGCGGGTGTTCCACATCCCGCCCGATGAAATGCGCAATGTCGGCCGCGTCTTCGACATCGCCCGGCGCGATACCGCCGGGTTCGAGATTTATGCCCGCCAGTTGGCCATCCTGTTCCAGGATCGGCCTGCGGTGCTGGAGGATCTGCTGGGCGGCCTGTTCCATATCGCCACCGCCGACGACCACCTGCACCCGGCGGAACTGTCCTTCCTGGCGGAGGTCGCGCGCATCTTCGGCATCCGGGAGACCACGTTCGAGGCCCTGCGCCACATCCATGGCGGCAAGCCCGGCGGCCACGACGCCCCGCCGGACGACGCCTACGCCGTGCTGGGCGTGACCCGCGATGCCAGCGATGCCGAAATCAAGCTGGCCTGGCACAAGGCCTTGCGCGACAACCATCCCGACACGGTGATGGCCCAGGGCCTGCCAGCCGAGTTCGTGGCCATCGCCACGCGGAAGACGGCCGCGCTGAACGCCGCCTACGACACCATCCAAAGCCGGCGGGCAAGCACGCCCGTGCCGCGCCGCTGA
- a CDS encoding TIGR00266 family protein: MAQWFFHNGQQQAGPLEDAAARDFARANPGAHCWREGFTDWLPVGQVAELYGGTASPPPPPPPPGGAAGIWGAFSSAIDSATSAFNQAASGGNPFSTGPGPANPLAYTIHGHEMQYVEVALAPGDSAIAEAGALLYKDASVDMATIFGDGSARDGGGVLDQLWGAGKRVLSGSTLFTTVFTQRGVGQGTVAFSAPYPGTISALKLSDYGGRLICHKDSFLAAARGVAIGIYFQRRILTGLFGGDGFIMQKLEGDGIVFIHMGGTLVERTLAPGEVIHVDTGCLAAMTADIDFDVEQVGGIKSMLFGGEGLFFARLRGPGKVWLQSLPFSRLAGRMLASSLVGTREEGGVFGAIGNILDKR, from the coding sequence ATGGCGCAATGGTTTTTCCACAATGGCCAGCAGCAGGCGGGCCCGCTGGAGGACGCGGCGGCGAGGGACTTCGCCCGTGCCAACCCCGGCGCCCATTGCTGGCGCGAAGGGTTCACCGACTGGCTGCCGGTGGGCCAGGTGGCGGAACTTTACGGCGGCACCGCATCCCCGCCGCCCCCACCCCCGCCGCCTGGTGGCGCCGCCGGCATCTGGGGCGCCTTCAGCAGCGCCATCGACAGCGCCACCAGCGCCTTCAACCAGGCGGCGTCCGGGGGCAATCCCTTCAGCACCGGTCCCGGTCCCGCCAACCCGCTGGCCTACACCATCCACGGCCATGAGATGCAGTATGTCGAGGTGGCCCTGGCCCCCGGCGACAGCGCCATCGCCGAGGCCGGCGCCCTGCTCTACAAGGACGCCAGCGTGGACATGGCGACCATCTTCGGCGATGGCTCGGCCCGTGACGGCGGCGGCGTGCTGGACCAGCTGTGGGGGGCGGGCAAGCGCGTACTGTCCGGTTCCACCCTGTTCACCACCGTCTTCACCCAGCGCGGTGTGGGGCAGGGCACGGTCGCCTTCTCCGCCCCCTATCCCGGCACCATCTCGGCCCTGAAGCTGTCCGACTATGGCGGGCGCCTGATCTGCCATAAGGACAGCTTCCTGGCGGCCGCGCGCGGTGTCGCCATCGGCATCTATTTCCAGCGCCGCATCCTGACCGGCCTATTCGGCGGCGACGGCTTCATCATGCAGAAGCTGGAAGGCGACGGCATCGTCTTCATCCACATGGGCGGCACCCTGGTGGAACGCACCCTGGCGCCGGGTGAGGTCATCCACGTGGATACCGGCTGCCTGGCCGCCATGACCGCCGACATCGATTTCGACGTGGAACAGGTGGGCGGCATCAAGTCCATGCTGTTCGGCGGCGAGGGTCTGTTCTTCGCCCGGCTGCGCGGCCCCGGCAAGGTGTGGCTGCAAAGCCTGCCGTTCTCGCGCCTGGCCGGCCGCATGCTGGCCTCATCCCTGGTGGGAACGCGGGAGGAGGGGGGTGTGTTCGGCGCCATAGGCAACATCCTCGACAAGCGCTGA
- the fumC gene encoding class II fumarate hydratase — MTATRTETDSFGPLEVPSDRYWGAQTQRSLGNFKIGGERMPPALVHALGIQKQAAAQANVKLGELDDAIGRAVIQAAAEVAVGKLDDHFPLVVWQTGSGTQTNMNANEVISNRAIELLGGEMGSKKPVHPNDHVNRGQSSNDSFPTAMHIAAAVELHRTLVPALEHLRDALAVKADAFKAIVKIGRTHLQDATPLTLGQEFSGYAQQLAYGVERVKAALPALLRLAQGGTAVGTGLNARKGFDTAFAAEVADLTGLPFVTAPNKFEALATHDSLVEVSGVLNTLAASLMKVANDIRLLGSGPRCGIGELSLPENEPGSSIMPGKVNPTQSEAMTMVCAQVMGNHTTVTIAGATGHFELNVFKPVIIYNVAQSIRLLADAAVSFTDNCVVGITANEDRIAKSLHESLMLVTALNPHIGYDKAAKIAKKAHAEGTTLKEAGLALGFLTEAEFDAWVKPEDMIHPS; from the coding sequence ATGACCGCCACCCGCACCGAAACCGACAGCTTCGGCCCCTTGGAGGTGCCGTCCGACCGTTATTGGGGCGCCCAGACCCAGCGGTCGCTGGGCAACTTCAAGATCGGGGGGGAGCGCATGCCGCCGGCCCTGGTGCACGCCCTGGGCATCCAGAAGCAGGCGGCGGCCCAGGCCAACGTGAAACTGGGCGAATTGGACGATGCCATCGGCCGCGCCGTCATCCAGGCGGCGGCGGAGGTGGCGGTGGGCAAGCTGGACGACCATTTCCCCCTGGTGGTGTGGCAGACCGGTTCCGGCACCCAGACCAACATGAACGCCAACGAGGTCATCTCCAACCGCGCCATCGAGCTGCTGGGCGGGGAGATGGGCAGCAAAAAGCCGGTCCATCCCAACGATCATGTCAATCGGGGGCAATCGTCCAACGACAGCTTCCCCACCGCCATGCACATCGCCGCCGCGGTGGAACTGCACCGTACCCTGGTGCCGGCGCTGGAACATCTGCGCGACGCGCTGGCGGTCAAGGCCGACGCCTTCAAGGCCATCGTCAAGATCGGCCGCACCCATCTTCAGGATGCGACCCCGCTGACCCTGGGCCAGGAATTCTCCGGCTACGCCCAGCAACTGGCCTATGGGGTGGAGCGGGTGAAGGCGGCCCTGCCGGCCCTGCTGCGCCTGGCCCAGGGCGGCACGGCGGTGGGCACCGGCCTGAACGCCAGGAAGGGCTTTGATACCGCCTTCGCGGCGGAGGTGGCGGACCTCACCGGCCTGCCTTTCGTCACCGCGCCGAACAAGTTCGAGGCGCTGGCCACCCACGACAGCCTGGTGGAGGTGTCGGGCGTGCTGAACACCCTGGCCGCCTCGTTGATGAAGGTCGCCAACGACATCCGCCTGCTGGGCTCCGGCCCCCGCTGCGGCATTGGCGAGTTGAGCCTGCCGGAGAATGAGCCCGGCAGCTCCATCATGCCGGGCAAGGTCAACCCGACACAGTCGGAGGCGATGACCATGGTCTGCGCCCAGGTGATGGGCAACCACACCACCGTCACCATCGCGGGCGCCACCGGCCATTTCGAACTGAACGTGTTCAAGCCGGTGATCATCTACAACGTGGCACAGTCCATCCGCCTGCTGGCCGACGCCGCCGTCAGCTTCACCGACAATTGCGTGGTGGGCATCACGGCGAACGAGGACCGCATCGCCAAGTCCCTGCACGAAAGCCTGATGCTGGTGACGGCCCTGAACCCCCACATCGGTTACGACAAGGCCGCCAAGATCGCCAAGAAGGCCCACGCCGAAGGCACGACGCTGAAAGAGGCCGGCCTGGCCCTGGGCTTCCTGACCGAGGCGGAGTTCGACGCCTGGGTGAAGCCGGAAGACATGATCCATCCCAGCTGA
- a CDS encoding type II toxin-antitoxin system HicA family toxin: MIRELQAIGWVLDRVRGSHHVFKHPHRVGTIVVPHPKKELGMGLVAAIRKQAGL, from the coding sequence TTGATTCGGGAATTGCAAGCGATCGGCTGGGTGCTGGACCGGGTGCGGGGATCGCACCATGTTTTCAAGCATCCACACCGCGTGGGCACCATCGTGGTTCCGCATCCCAAGAAGGAATTGGGCATGGGCTTGGTGGCGGCCATACGCAAGCAGGCTGGTCTGTAG
- a CDS encoding type II toxin-antitoxin system HicB family antitoxin: protein MRYPVVIEPGDGDTAYGVIVPDLPGCFSAGDTLDEALKAAEEAAAAWLDAMLDEGGAVPPATTLEALRANPDYTGWIFAMIEVDPAVLDDKVERVNITLPRRVLRRLDSLAKAAGETRSGYISSLTLRDEGRQRA from the coding sequence ATGCGGTATCCCGTAGTGATCGAGCCGGGTGACGGCGACACGGCCTATGGCGTGATCGTGCCCGATCTGCCCGGCTGCTTTTCCGCCGGTGACACCTTGGATGAGGCGCTGAAGGCGGCGGAGGAAGCCGCCGCCGCTTGGCTAGACGCCATGCTGGATGAGGGCGGGGCCGTGCCGCCGGCCACCACCCTTGAAGCCTTGCGGGCCAACCCCGACTACACCGGCTGGATCTTCGCCATGATCGAGGTCGATCCCGCCGTGCTGGACGACAAAGTGGAACGGGTGAACATCACCTTGCCGCGCCGTGTCCTGCGCCGCCTGGACAGTCTGGCCAAGGCGGCGGGGGAAACGCGTTCGGGCTATATCTCATCCCTGACCTTGCGGGATGAGGGGCGCCAGCGTGCCTGA
- a CDS encoding type II toxin-antitoxin system VapC family toxin, translated as MSEGAVVLDASAVLALVWAEPGANVVMGELPGALITSVNFAEVLTKLSDKGWQVDAAAEAILSLGVIPVDFSNDHAMLAAQMRHVTKSAGLSLGDRACLSLGQQLRAKVLTADLAWLKVRDALGIDVVAIRQPRS; from the coding sequence GTGAGTGAGGGCGCCGTTGTCTTGGACGCCTCTGCCGTTCTTGCCCTGGTATGGGCGGAGCCGGGCGCCAATGTGGTTATGGGCGAATTGCCCGGCGCCCTCATCACCAGCGTCAATTTCGCCGAGGTTTTGACCAAGCTGAGCGACAAGGGCTGGCAGGTCGATGCCGCCGCAGAGGCCATATTGTCGTTAGGCGTGATCCCCGTGGATTTCTCCAACGATCACGCCATGCTGGCGGCACAGATGCGCCACGTCACAAAGTCCGCCGGACTGTCCCTGGGGGATCGGGCGTGCTTATCCCTGGGCCAACAGCTTCGGGCCAAGGTCCTGACGGCCGATCTCGCCTGGCTGAAGGTGAGAGACGCGCTTGGGATTGATGTCGTCGCCATCCGCCAGCCCCGCAGTTGA
- a CDS encoding AbrB/MazE/SpoVT family DNA-binding domain-containing protein, translated as MTRKSQPATMAANGRVVVPLEVRRAAGLEAGGKLLARVEDGRIILETVEAAVARVQKLARQYGSPDGSPVDELIAERRAEAARE; from the coding sequence GTGACACGGAAATCCCAACCCGCCACAATGGCGGCCAACGGCCGCGTGGTCGTCCCGTTGGAAGTGCGGCGGGCGGCGGGCCTGGAAGCCGGCGGCAAGCTGTTGGCCCGTGTCGAAGACGGCCGCATCATCCTGGAAACAGTTGAGGCCGCCGTCGCCCGCGTACAGAAGCTGGCCCGACAGTACGGATCGCCCGATGGCAGCCCGGTCGATGAACTGATCGCCGAGCGCCGGGCGGAAGCCGCCCGTGAGTGA
- the bioD gene encoding dethiobiotin synthase has product MTATAFFVTATGTDIGKTFVTSGLVRRLRAKGVPATALKPIVSGIDLDDAASLAASDPAQLLTAMDRPVTAAEVARISPHRYAAPLSPDMAAAREGRPLDVDGMIEWCRERAAFAGAPIFVEGVGGAMVPMDDSRTVLDWMVALDLPLVLVTGSYLGTLSHTLTALDVLARRGLKVAAIAISETPGATVPMEETLATLARFAPGIPLAPVHRVAQVDEADAAFDALLAMLGL; this is encoded by the coding sequence ATGACCGCCACCGCCTTTTTCGTCACCGCCACCGGCACCGACATCGGCAAGACCTTCGTCACATCCGGCCTGGTCCGCCGCCTGCGGGCCAAGGGCGTGCCCGCTACCGCGCTGAAGCCTATCGTCAGCGGCATCGACCTGGATGATGCGGCCAGCCTGGCCGCCAGCGACCCCGCCCAGTTGCTGACCGCCATGGACCGGCCGGTAACAGCGGCAGAGGTGGCGCGCATCAGCCCACACCGCTACGCCGCCCCCCTGTCGCCCGACATGGCGGCGGCGCGCGAGGGCCGGCCGCTGGACGTGGACGGCATGATCGAATGGTGCCGCGAGCGGGCCGCCTTCGCCGGCGCGCCGATCTTCGTGGAGGGCGTGGGCGGCGCCATGGTGCCGATGGACGACAGCCGCACGGTGCTGGACTGGATGGTGGCGCTGGACCTGCCGCTGGTGCTGGTCACCGGCAGCTACCTGGGCACGCTCAGCCACACGCTGACCGCCCTGGACGTGCTGGCCCGCCGCGGCCTGAAAGTCGCCGCCATCGCCATCAGCGAAACCCCCGGCGCCACCGTGCCGATGGAGGAGACCCTGGCCACCCTGGCCCGCTTCGCCCCCGGCATCCCGCTGGCGCCCGTGCACCGCGTGGCGCAGGTGGATGAAGCGGACGCGGCGTTCGACGCGCTGCTGGCGATGCTGGGGCTGTGA